A section of the Oncorhynchus tshawytscha isolate Ot180627B linkage group LG09, Otsh_v2.0, whole genome shotgun sequence genome encodes:
- the LOC112214622 gene encoding uncharacterized protein LOC112214622 isoform X1: MERYSSSSNRLYSGPLSASGQKILAALRAQSHNHYSDTARAQSYRQHERYDSRPRGYQSEASWSRGTQEERRGREADRPWSRPQSYSQSSSSWDAASQRDYSQTPALSQDSASSSTHRMRYPLALHTPSNEPHWRDAPEETEPTFSLHFALDDQGPSRPPLPRVEHQRQKPTGACGPPLSRANVSVAPKNHVKSLETQSEGWHLGDGEWQCPEHSQEENSIAPEDQRERLAKAKPIEVALAGGGDADRRAPVPVNKWQFVSIVLPPPQRAYKAEEKADCDKKRPARGLLLPASESEDFTMKDMDSGPSFELRMEDDIGGSCALEKDSFGASHTVERDGFGASQGLERDGFGASHIVERDCFGASQGLERDGFEASHTVERDGFGASHTVERDGFGASQGLERDGFGASHTVERDSFGASHALEKDGFGASQGLETDFGASHTVERDSFGASHTVERDSFGASHALQRDDFGASHTVERDGFGASHSMERDGFGASHSLKRDGFGASHALQRDGVGENLLFNGGDVTGGHRDSTESPCVVGLVDHQGALHGDTAQSEEEIVTGGGPRENLSERDPFKRKRLVGDMTTDNQRGMGGGEMGGRVERERKDDINKGGLKKKMERKNSRSSTKPHQQRKVSPSLGQMRDGEGQGVTETDSHPEERRNMDGPLVTAAQRNSGGNTEPLAAGHFIPKPSQEGGRVFRAPTLRGTCLGQTPLATNHHNDTQAGDGGSRERGLSIDPALTNPSLAGHGRAAGLGSGLTSICASGEEESSGHHPLLSAQQPPLTPTFSLKSKHGAPLPKIALFRRPVKWEPPQSCQEKARTLQRGQEWCKTQTPKHPDLTPAFILDHRAKTKTLHKTEGTKSVALTANPPHRPPANPVRPRQGVPMGERGLESTRDHSSSDTPQHRSSKTPKPPKPKRAKPGPNQCQLTPETEPEGGSGAGDPRAQSNQSKTCLTTAMISDPRVRDAGKLSPEERGRVLEEAGQASALVLTMVYQDGTTQMDPEQKLSPSVCGVLVMLKRDLDQTGPVPGPEEGVAQRDSLVYLRLEQKPAWAQSHQDHNLDLFNREMLLQVVSGSQLVVCYKAKDLLRTALQHYRPDLHWKQFSSCRIQDPQVAAWLLDPADPSSCFTNLLTKHCRTPPRTPTPALGARKVCSTKQYN, translated from the exons ATGGAGAGgtacagtagcagcagtaataggcTGTACTCAGGGCCTCTGTCTGCGTCTGGACAGAAGATCCTAGCAGCTCTCCGAGCCCAGAGCCACAACCACTACTCTGACACAGCCAGGGCCCAAAGCTACAGACAAC ATGAGCGGTATGACAGCAGACCGAGAGGGTACCAGTCAGAGGCCAGCTGGAGCAGAggaacacaggaggagaggagagggagggaggcagaccg GCCTTGGTCCAGACCCCAGTCCTATTCCCAGTCTTCCTCCTCATGGGACGCTGCATCCCAGAGGGACTACTCTCAGACCCCAGCACTGTCCCAGgactctgcctcctcttctacccaCAGAATGAGGTACCCTCTGGCCCTCCACACGCCCTCAAACGAGCCTCACTGGAGAGA CGCTCCTGAAGAGACAGAACCCACCTTCTCACTCCACTTCGCCTTGGATGACCAGGGCCCTTCCAGACCACCCTTGCCCAGAGTGGAGCACCAAAGACAGAAGCCAACTGGGGCCTGTGGACCACCATTATCCAGAGCTAATGTTAGCGTAGCCCCAAAGAACCACGTAAAAAGCCTAGAAACTCAAAGTGAAGGCTGGCACTTAGGAGATGGGGAATGGCAATGCCCTGAACATAGCCAAGAAGAAAACTCCATAGCCCCAGAGGACCAAAGAGAGAGGCTGGCTAAAGCCAAGCCCATTGAAGTAGCCTTAGCTGGTGGAGGAGATGCTGACCGTCGGGCCCCAGTGCCTGTTAATAAATGGCAGTTTGTGAGTATAGTACTGCCTCCACCTCAGAGAGCTTACAAGGCCGAAGAGAAGGCAGACTGTGACAAAAAGAGACCAGCGAGAGGGCTGTTACTTCCTGCATCAGAGAGTGAGGACTTCACAATGAAGGACATGGACAGTGGTCCGAGCTTTGAACTAAGAATGGAGGATGACATTGGAGGAAGTTGTGCATTGGAGAAGGATAGCTTTGGAGCAAGTCACACAGTAGAAAGGGATGGCTTTGGAGCAAGTCAAGGTTTGGAGAGGGATGGCTTTGGAGCAAGTCACATAGTAGAAAGAGATTGCTTTGGAGCAAGTCAAGGTTTGGAGAGGGATGGCTTTGAAGCAAGTCACACAGTAGAAAGGGATGGCTTTGGAGCAAGTCACACAGTAGAAAGGGATGGCTTTGGAGCAAGTCAAGGTTTGGAGAGGGATGGCTTTGGAGCAAGTCACACAGTAGAAAGGGATAGCTTTGGAGCAAGTCATGCTTTGGAGAAGGATGGCTTTGGAGCAAGTCAAGGTTTGGAGACTGACTTTGGAGCAAGTCACACAGTAGAAAGGGATAGCTTTGGAGCAAGTCACACAGTAGAAAGGGATAGCTTTGGAGCAAGTCATGCTTTGCAGAGGGATGACTTTGGAGCAAGTCACACAGTAGAAAGAGATGGCTTTGGGGCAAGTCATTCAATGGAGCGAGATGGTTTTGGAGCAAGTCATTCACTGAAGAGAGATGGCTTTGGAGCAAGTCATGCTTTACAGAGGGATGGCGTTGGAGAAAACCTGCTATTCAATGGGGGTGACGTCACTGGGGGCCACAGGGACAGCACAGAAAGCCCGTGTGTAGTTGGATTAGTTGATCACCAGGGGGCGCTGCATGGAGACACAGCCCAGTCAGAGGAGGAGATTGTGACAGGAGGAGGACCAAGGGAGAACCTCAGCGAGAGAGATCCCTTTAAGAGGAAACGGCTCGTCGGTGATATGACTACTGACAACcagagagggatggggggtggagagatggggggaagagtggagagggagagaaaggatgaCATCAATAAAGGAGGGTTGAAGAAAAAGATGGAGAGGAAGAACAGCAGGAGTAGTACCAAACCCCACCAGCAGAGGAAGGTGTCACCCTCACTGGGGcagatgagggatggagagggccAGGGGGTGACAGAGACTGATAGTCACCCAGAAGAGAGAAGGAACATGGATGGGCCATTGGTGACAGCTGCACAGAGGAACAGTGGAGGAAACACAG AACCCTTAGCTGCTGGACATTTCATTCCGAAGCCGTCTCAGGAGGGTGGGAGAGTATTCAGAGCCCCCACTCTGCGGGGCACCTGTCTGGGACAGACCCCCCTGGCTACTAATCATCACAACGACACTCAG GCTGGTGATGGAGGctccagagagagggggttgagtatAGATCCTGCACTAACCAACCCCTCTCTTGCTGGGCATGGAAGGGCTGCAGGGCTGGGCTCTGGCCTGACCTCTATATGTGCtagtggtgaggaggagagcagcggccatcaccctctcctctctgcccaacAACCGCCCCTGACCCCTACCTTCTCCCTCAAAAGTAAACACGGCGCCCCTCTGCCCAAAATCGCCCTTTTCAGGCGGCCGGTGAAATGGGAACCCCCTCAGTCCTGTCAGGAGAAAGCAAGGACCTTGCAAAGGGGCCAGGAATGGTGCAAAACTCAAACCCCCAAACACCCAGACCTGACCCCAGCCTTTATACTAGACCACCGAGCCAAAACCAAGACCCTCCACAAGACTGAGGGGACCAAGAGTGTTGCTCTAACCGCTAACCCCCCACATCGACCCCCAGCCAACCCAGTTAGGCCAAGACAGGGGGTCCCAATGGGGGAGAGGGGGCTTGAATCAACCAGGGACCATTCTAGTTCAGACACTCCTCAGCATAGATCCTCCAAAACCCCCAAACCACCCAAGCCGAAGCGGGCCAAACCTGGGCCTAACCAGTGTCAACTCACCCCAGAAACTGAACCAGAGGGGGGAAGCGGTGCCGGTGACCCCCGGGCCCAGTCCAACCAATCCAAAACCTGTCTGACTACAGCCATGATCTCTGACCCCAGAGTAAGGGATGCTGGGAAGTTGAGTCctgaagagagaggcagggtgcTGGAGGAGGCAGGGCAGGCCAGTGCGCTGGTTCTGACCATGGTGTACCAGGACGGAACCACTCAGATGGACCCAGAACAG AAGCTCAGTCCGTCAGTGTGTGGGGTGCTGGTGATGTTGAAAAGAGATCTGGACCAGACTGGACCAGTACCAGGACCAGAGGAGGGGGTGGCACAACGAGACAGTCTGGTCTACCTCAGACTGGAACAGAAACCTGCATGGGCCCAGAGCCACCAAGACCACAACCTAGACCTCTTCAATAG AGAGATGCTGCTGCAGGTAGTGTCAGGGTCTCAACTGGTGGTGTGTTACAAGGCCAAAGACCTGCTCCGTACAGCACTGCAGCACTACAGACCAGACCTACACTGGAAACAAT TCTCATCTTGTCGCATCCAGGACCCCCAGGTAGCAGCCTGGCTATTGGACCCAGCTGACCCATCTTCCTGCTTCACCAACCTGCTCACCAAACACTGTAGGACACCCCCCAGAACCCCCACACCTGCCCTGGGGGCAAGGAAGGTCTGTAGCACCAAACAATACAACTAG